A single Candidatus Melainabacteria bacterium DNA region contains:
- a CDS encoding roadblock/LC7 domain-containing protein, translated as AEAKAEAEAKAEAEAKAEAEAKAEAEAKAEAEAKAEAEAKAEAEAKAEAEAKAEAEAKAEAEAKAESSDEAPTETSKESEPSAKESSETAAEESPQSEASRKTAKELKEFGRLSSKPGGTEFQSETAGTMKTIGKLLIEVQAVENIIKAGESGTIGSGLTTARVISAARGEGIKALLSKIDSYSGVDGSIIVGHDGLVIASTAGPGMDKDTLGVLSVACLSTSNLATKKLEIGKLRQMVLVTDVKTTVLTDVDVGILAVFLDNNDVGKIDGLLEAIHDTIHG; from the coding sequence AGCAGAAGCTAAGGCAGAAGCAGAAGCTAAGGCAGAAGCAGAAGCTAAGGCAGAAGCAGAAGCTAAGGCAGAAGCAGAAGCTAAGGCAGAAGCAGAAGCCAAGGCAGAAGCAGAAGCCAAGGCAGAAGCAGAAGCCAAGGCAGAAGCAGAAGCCAAGGCAGAAGCAGAAGCTAAGGCAGAAGCAGAAGCCAAAGCGGAATCTTCAGACGAAGCGCCAACAGAAACTTCAAAAGAATCAGAGCCTTCCGCTAAAGAGAGCTCAGAAACAGCCGCTGAAGAAAGCCCGCAGTCGGAAGCAAGTCGTAAGACGGCAAAAGAACTGAAAGAATTCGGGCGCCTGTCGAGTAAGCCCGGAGGCACTGAGTTCCAGTCAGAGACTGCTGGAACGATGAAGACTATCGGTAAACTGCTTATCGAAGTGCAAGCGGTAGAAAACATTATCAAGGCCGGCGAAAGTGGCACTATTGGAAGTGGTCTGACCACGGCCCGTGTTATCTCAGCAGCGCGGGGCGAAGGCATCAAAGCGCTCTTGAGCAAAATCGACTCATACAGCGGCGTAGACGGCAGCATCATCGTCGGACATGACGGTCTTGTGATTGCATCTACAGCTGGTCCCGGCATGGATAAAGACACGCTGGGCGTCCTCTCAGTCGCATGCTTGAGCACAAGCAACCTCGCTACCAAGAAGCTGGAAATTGGGAAATTGCGTCAGATGGTGCTAGTAACCGACGTAAAAACGACAGTGTTGACCGACGTAGATGTAGGCATTCTGGCGGTATTTCTGGATAACAACGACGTCGGCAAAATCGATGGTCTTCTGGAAGCTATTCACGACACAATTCACGGATAG
- a CDS encoding peroxiredoxin → MTSPTEASTMPVAGEKAPEFKVAAYPEGEVSLSDFRGKKNVILAFYPKDNTPGCTKEMCAFSEDYSKFESADTVVFGVSSDSLQSHDKFAKQYSLKQKLLADSKGEVGKLYGTIGEGKTNSSRVLFVIDKAGVIQEVIQGMPDNAKLLETISKLK, encoded by the coding sequence ATGACTTCACCAACCGAAGCCTCAACCATGCCTGTTGCTGGCGAAAAGGCACCCGAATTCAAAGTCGCCGCTTATCCTGAAGGCGAAGTATCCTTGTCGGATTTCCGCGGCAAAAAGAACGTTATCCTTGCCTTCTACCCCAAGGACAACACTCCCGGCTGCACAAAAGAAATGTGCGCATTCTCTGAAGACTATTCCAAGTTCGAATCAGCCGATACTGTTGTGTTCGGCGTTTCCAGTGACTCTCTCCAGAGCCACGATAAGTTCGCCAAACAGTACAGTTTAAAACAGAAATTGTTGGCTGACAGTAAGGGCGAAGTCGGTAAACTCTATGGCACCATTGGTGAAGGCAAGACAAATTCAAGTCGCGTCTTGTTTGTCATCGATAAGGCTGGCGTGATTCAGGAAGTTATTCAGGGAATGCCTGACAATGCTAAGCTTTTGGAGACTATCTCGAAGCTTAAGTAG
- a CDS encoding glycosyl hydrolase family protein — MRSSIGILTDRRFLKFPDGFLWGAATSHFQIEGHPHEMSNRSSDWSEWTTLDGKISDATTADRACDFYNRYSDDIEICRKLNLNAFRLSLNWPALCPEPPQDGKPYTLNAESVAYYRGLLSGLKKEGITTFVTLFHFTLPRWLSDAGGWTSPLSITEFERFAALAAEAFGDLVDYWITLNEPLAYAYQSFVTGAWPPGFRNDYLKAFQCIRYMLEAHGKAYAALHKQTPGKPVSFTMHWRPFTPKHRWNPLDHMVRYYRDYVFNLMFPMAVQTGNLQFPYPLSTNAEVKKISGEIPGLKGAMDWIAVNYYTRELSEFTYKWPIDIFGTASSEYELEVNCMGWEHYPDGLYKTLIYDLSPFKYNSNGTLRPIVITENGFATAFAHDLDEGDWSLADDQRINYLTTHLSALHNAIEDGANVKGYMYWSLLDNFEWAEGLRPRFGLVRVTYSTQERTFRHSASVYAEIAKHNGLHE; from the coding sequence CTGCGCAGCTCAATAGGTATCTTGACAGACCGCCGTTTTCTAAAATTTCCGGATGGATTTCTCTGGGGTGCTGCAACATCGCACTTTCAGATAGAAGGGCATCCTCACGAAATGTCGAATCGCAGCTCTGACTGGTCTGAATGGACCACTCTGGACGGCAAAATCTCAGATGCGACAACTGCCGATCGAGCCTGTGATTTCTATAATCGTTACAGCGACGACATTGAAATATGTCGCAAGCTTAATCTAAATGCGTTCAGGCTCAGTTTGAATTGGCCTGCGCTTTGCCCGGAACCGCCTCAGGACGGTAAGCCTTACACCCTCAATGCCGAGTCTGTCGCCTACTATCGTGGGCTCCTCTCTGGCTTGAAAAAGGAAGGTATTACGACATTCGTCACTCTCTTCCATTTCACTCTGCCACGCTGGCTGAGTGACGCAGGAGGTTGGACTTCGCCTCTTTCAATTACCGAGTTTGAGCGATTTGCGGCACTGGCGGCCGAAGCATTCGGCGACCTCGTCGATTACTGGATAACTCTGAATGAGCCGCTCGCGTATGCCTATCAGAGCTTTGTCACCGGCGCCTGGCCGCCCGGATTTCGCAACGACTATCTGAAAGCCTTTCAGTGCATTCGTTACATGCTCGAGGCACATGGAAAAGCTTATGCTGCTTTGCACAAGCAAACGCCGGGTAAACCGGTCAGTTTCACCATGCACTGGCGACCCTTTACGCCAAAGCATCGCTGGAATCCTCTCGATCACATGGTTCGCTACTATCGAGACTACGTCTTCAATTTGATGTTTCCTATGGCGGTGCAGACAGGCAATTTACAATTTCCATATCCGCTTAGCACTAATGCCGAGGTGAAGAAAATCAGCGGTGAGATTCCGGGTCTCAAAGGCGCTATGGACTGGATCGCCGTCAACTATTACACGCGTGAACTTTCCGAATTTACCTACAAGTGGCCGATTGACATTTTCGGAACTGCGTCAAGCGAATACGAACTCGAAGTCAATTGCATGGGCTGGGAACATTACCCGGACGGGCTATATAAGACTTTGATTTATGATTTGAGTCCGTTCAAATACAATTCCAACGGCACTCTGCGCCCGATAGTAATTACTGAAAATGGGTTTGCAACTGCCTTTGCGCATGACCTGGATGAAGGAGATTGGTCGCTGGCAGACGATCAACGGATCAACTATCTGACTACTCATTTGTCGGCGCTGCACAATGCAATTGAAGATGGTGCCAACGTAAAAGGATATATGTACTGGTCTTTGCTCGATAATTTCGAGTGGGCTGAGGGTTTGCGTCCTCGCTTTGGATTGGTTCGTGTCACCTACTCGACGCAAGAGCGGACGTTCAGGCACAGTGCCTCGGTCTATGCAGAGATTGCCAAGCACAATGGGCTGCACGAATAA
- a CDS encoding quinone-dependent dihydroorotate dehydrogenase, which yields MYETLIRPALFKMDPERAHDLVHKLAPLLALSPFRFEFQSPHLSTKLSGTVLKNPVGLAAGFDKNGRLVEVADRLGFGFVEVGSVCARSTGGNPKPRLFRLPADEAVINRLGLNGDGAQVVASRLASARFALPTGLNIAKTNLPEVQGDKAIEDVLTTFDYVKALPLAYVAFNASCPNTHEGIINERQQLNDIMSEVQERNNAGLPVFIKMSPDSSDELVEDIVAIASTHGLAGFICGNTSVSRDGLKTSASRISEIGNGGLSGKPLKAKAFKLVQRVAKIKTTEQQIIACGGISSGRDAFEFLEAGATAVQLYTALVYHGPAVVSQINRELSAFLSARKNVPPDMAVSS from the coding sequence ATGTACGAGACTCTGATTCGCCCAGCTTTGTTCAAAATGGACCCTGAACGTGCACACGATCTGGTTCATAAACTGGCGCCCCTTTTGGCTCTCAGCCCCTTTCGGTTCGAATTTCAGTCGCCCCACCTGTCAACAAAATTATCAGGCACTGTCCTGAAAAACCCTGTCGGTCTTGCTGCCGGTTTTGATAAAAATGGACGGCTTGTTGAAGTTGCAGATAGGCTGGGATTTGGCTTCGTCGAGGTCGGTTCTGTCTGCGCACGGTCTACTGGTGGCAACCCCAAGCCTCGGCTATTCAGGCTTCCGGCTGATGAGGCTGTAATTAACAGGTTGGGATTGAACGGAGACGGCGCCCAGGTTGTGGCGTCTCGTCTGGCTTCGGCGCGTTTCGCTCTGCCGACGGGGCTGAATATTGCCAAGACAAATCTCCCTGAAGTTCAAGGAGACAAGGCAATTGAGGATGTCCTGACCACTTTTGATTATGTGAAGGCACTTCCACTTGCCTATGTTGCTTTCAATGCCAGCTGTCCTAATACACACGAAGGCATTATCAATGAGCGCCAGCAACTCAATGACATCATGAGTGAAGTGCAAGAGAGAAACAACGCCGGTCTTCCGGTATTCATCAAAATGTCTCCCGATAGTTCAGATGAATTGGTCGAGGATATAGTGGCAATCGCAAGCACCCACGGTCTCGCCGGGTTTATTTGCGGCAACACGTCTGTCAGTCGAGATGGATTGAAGACCAGCGCTTCTCGCATCTCCGAAATTGGAAACGGTGGACTTAGCGGCAAACCGCTTAAGGCAAAGGCTTTCAAGCTGGTTCAGCGCGTCGCAAAAATCAAAACAACTGAGCAGCAAATCATTGCCTGCGGCGGAATCTCAAGTGGGCGAGATGCGTTTGAGTTCCTGGAAGCGGGAGCTACTGCCGTTCAACTCTACACCGCTCTTGTCTATCATGGACCTGCCGTTGTCTCGCAGATCAATCGCGAACTCTCGGCTTTCTTGTCTGCGCGAAAAAATGTGCCGCCAGATATGGCGGTTTCCTCCTAA